One genomic region from Reichenbachiella ulvae encodes:
- a CDS encoding sensor histidine kinase: MQIVPSQFQWIFRFKIHHLVFWMVYHFLWWMVYEGDPLNTLSSIFTTPYNIKYSFYVVFQALGVYFCLYYLIPNYLEKGKYLLFVFLLILTVIVMAGVVLSGYYLSAMVVDKTLVEVFGSGKNFTNPYRLFLSNTFPSSLASMTLGMSIKLAKNFVESQRREQALRQEKLETELKFLKSQFNPHFLFNTINSIFVLINKNKDLATDSLAKFSSLLRYQLYECNEAQIPLSRELEYVESFIGLEKLRLNENFEVEVKLPIQNVNGEMIAPFILMPFIENAFKHVSQHNQQKNWIKIEMTLNAGQLCFEVVNSSTATSEQAKEAVVFSGLGLENVRRRLALLYPNCHDLIVNSESGRFQIKLSISLASQTIISRAS; this comes from the coding sequence ATGCAGATAGTGCCTTCTCAATTTCAATGGATCTTTCGTTTCAAAATCCATCATTTGGTGTTTTGGATGGTCTACCATTTTCTTTGGTGGATGGTGTATGAAGGTGACCCACTTAATACACTCTCTTCTATCTTTACGACACCATACAATATCAAATACAGCTTTTATGTGGTCTTTCAAGCATTGGGGGTCTATTTTTGTTTGTATTATCTGATTCCAAATTATCTCGAAAAGGGCAAGTACCTCTTATTTGTTTTCTTGCTGATCCTAACGGTGATTGTCATGGCAGGCGTGGTGCTGTCTGGATATTATTTAAGTGCCATGGTTGTAGATAAGACCCTGGTGGAGGTTTTCGGTTCTGGAAAAAATTTTACTAATCCTTATCGTTTATTTCTGAGCAATACTTTTCCTTCTTCCCTGGCAAGTATGACACTAGGGATGAGTATCAAATTGGCTAAGAACTTTGTCGAGTCACAACGAAGAGAACAAGCCTTAAGGCAAGAAAAACTTGAAACTGAGCTGAAGTTTTTGAAATCGCAGTTTAACCCACATTTTCTTTTCAATACAATCAATTCAATTTTTGTGTTGATCAACAAAAACAAGGATCTGGCGACTGACTCCTTGGCCAAATTTTCGAGCTTGCTTCGCTATCAACTGTATGAGTGTAACGAAGCACAGATACCATTGTCCAGGGAATTGGAATATGTGGAAAGTTTTATAGGATTGGAAAAACTACGGCTCAATGAGAATTTTGAAGTGGAGGTCAAGCTACCCATACAAAATGTCAATGGTGAAATGATTGCTCCTTTTATCCTGATGCCCTTCATTGAAAATGCCTTCAAGCATGTGTCCCAGCACAACCAGCAAAAGAATTGGATAAAAATTGAAATGACTTTGAATGCAGGCCAATTGTGCTTTGAGGTAGTTAACAGCAGTACGGCTACTTCTGAGCAAGCCAAAGAAGCAGTGGTTTTCAGTGGATTAGGATTAGAAAATGTAAGGCGAAGGCTAGCACTATTATACCCAAATTGTCACGATCTGATCGTGAATTCAGAATCTGGTAGATTCCAGATCAAACTAAGCATATCACTAGCCAGTCAAACAATAATCTCACGTGCTTCATGA
- a CDS encoding LytR/AlgR family response regulator transcription factor encodes MNKIHCVIIDDEPLARTCIMDYVSQVDFLNPVGSGSHPLELTQILEREKVDLVFLDIQMPVMNGIEYLKMTKEPPMVVLTTAYPSYALEGFELDVLDYLVKPITFNRFFKAASKVKEYHELKIRGSMETPLEVEQPDYFFIKCDYRFDKIFFDDILYVEGMQNYVTIHTVQGKFVTLLNMKGIEEKLNFPAFMRVHKSFIAALPKVQCVENNQLIIGSARIPISRNYREAVMQAVLGERLWKK; translated from the coding sequence ATGAACAAGATCCATTGTGTTATCATCGACGATGAGCCTCTGGCTCGTACCTGCATCATGGATTATGTGAGTCAGGTAGATTTTTTGAATCCCGTGGGTAGTGGTAGTCACCCTTTGGAACTGACTCAAATATTGGAAAGAGAAAAAGTGGATCTTGTTTTTTTAGACATTCAGATGCCTGTGATGAATGGTATCGAATATCTGAAAATGACTAAAGAACCGCCCATGGTGGTACTGACTACTGCTTATCCTAGTTATGCCCTAGAGGGATTCGAATTGGATGTTTTAGACTATCTGGTCAAGCCCATTACCTTTAACCGTTTTTTCAAAGCGGCCAGTAAGGTCAAGGAATATCATGAGCTCAAAATTCGTGGATCTATGGAGACTCCATTGGAGGTCGAACAGCCGGATTATTTTTTCATCAAGTGTGATTATAGGTTCGATAAGATATTTTTTGACGACATCCTCTATGTCGAAGGGATGCAAAATTATGTGACGATTCATACAGTGCAGGGCAAATTTGTGACCTTGCTGAACATGAAGGGAATTGAAGAAAAACTCAATTTCCCTGCTTTTATGCGTGTACATAAATCTTTTATTGCTGCTTTGCCAAAAGTTCAATGTGTAGAAAATAATCAGCTGATCATTGGGAGTGCCCGAATACCTATCAGTCGAAACTACAGGGAAGCTGTAATGCAAGCGGTACTTGGAGAAAGACTTTGGAAAAAGTAG
- a CDS encoding TonB-dependent receptor family protein produces MKSYLLLVFSLSTFASFAQISGAITDSNQQSVPYANVLLRSSSDSSLVKGTVTDLNGQFQLTDIQNGHYFLTLTSIGYQDFQSRFFEINTAQTSHHFGQITMREDAKVLEGVEVRAQKLQVEQNPEGMVLNVENSLISKGSSALQLLERSPGVILDQRNQSLTLHGQTGTLIMINSRPVRMSSAEITNLLRGMSADNVKSIELLTNPSSKHDADGGAGIINLVLKKNESEGTNGSFSLTGGYGYGQKEVASINLNHRRGATNLFGSYALSNDDSYWQWNGMGTNDMPVFGGVTRYDTWDRTELNTLSHNLQLGIEREFDHNLFLGSSMMYNHANTDQEERVDTDNWFPNDPYFHSKRVISAVNTWDNLNATVYGESKLSNQGKISADLDYLFYKNNMPTRVENQYQNSLGETVTPANDIFLDSNRGQSETTIHIAIAKADYEQTIGEKTKLETGIKATYSNTDNFAAIEGFQDGQWIVDARTTAQSNIEEKIGAAYASFNFELDSNTHITAGLRYEHWLRDFGDPELDQNNGRLFPTLFVSRALTAKTSLQFAYNRRISRPLYNDLAANLRYLSPTSVFSGNASLKPTITDNFRLSYLINDISLALVYTYEENPIVRHQLSQRPDSELIVISAQNLAYQKNYAIQSNLPIQIAKWWSINTGGSMGYRSFKLSHTEEQIEKTYFVYNTYANSTFSLPWDMSMEWSGFYNSKHYYGSMKAKGFGQVNFGINKNFKDNWGSLQFTINDVFQTLQYQNQYGALTKEAYDGQFNVIYEPEAKVNRIYRLTYSKTFGSNNIKGKKQRKAGANEERSRVNQN; encoded by the coding sequence ATGAAATCTTACCTACTTTTAGTTTTCTCCCTATCAACCTTTGCATCATTTGCACAGATCAGCGGTGCAATTACGGACTCTAATCAACAATCGGTACCCTATGCTAATGTTTTGCTCCGGTCAAGCAGCGACTCAAGTCTGGTCAAGGGAACAGTAACAGATCTCAATGGCCAATTTCAACTCACAGACATCCAAAATGGTCATTATTTTCTGACATTGACCTCAATCGGTTATCAGGACTTCCAAAGCAGATTTTTTGAAATCAACACAGCTCAAACAAGTCATCATTTTGGTCAAATCACCATGAGAGAGGACGCAAAAGTACTGGAAGGTGTAGAGGTACGTGCTCAAAAACTTCAAGTGGAACAAAATCCTGAAGGCATGGTACTCAATGTCGAAAATAGCCTCATAAGCAAGGGAAGCTCTGCTTTGCAGCTACTAGAACGTTCTCCTGGGGTCATCCTCGATCAACGCAACCAATCACTTACGCTCCATGGCCAAACGGGAACATTGATCATGATAAATAGTCGCCCGGTACGCATGTCCTCCGCAGAAATCACCAATCTTTTAAGAGGGATGAGCGCTGACAATGTTAAAAGTATCGAGCTTCTCACTAACCCTTCTTCAAAACACGATGCTGATGGTGGTGCAGGCATTATTAACCTAGTCTTGAAAAAAAATGAATCAGAGGGCACCAATGGTTCCTTTTCGCTGACAGGAGGCTATGGCTATGGTCAAAAAGAAGTTGCGAGCATCAACCTAAACCACCGAAGAGGTGCCACTAACCTATTTGGGAGTTATGCATTGTCTAATGATGACAGCTATTGGCAATGGAATGGTATGGGGACTAACGACATGCCGGTATTTGGAGGCGTCACGCGCTATGACACCTGGGATCGAACCGAATTAAACACCTTGAGTCACAACCTACAACTCGGAATAGAACGTGAATTTGATCACAATCTGTTTTTGGGCAGCAGCATGATGTACAACCATGCCAACACGGATCAAGAAGAACGGGTAGATACCGATAACTGGTTTCCTAATGATCCATATTTCCATAGTAAAAGAGTGATCTCTGCAGTCAACACATGGGACAATCTCAATGCCACAGTATATGGGGAATCCAAACTTTCAAATCAGGGTAAAATCAGCGCCGACCTGGATTATCTTTTTTACAAAAACAACATGCCTACACGAGTAGAAAATCAATATCAAAATAGCCTGGGCGAAACCGTGACACCTGCCAACGATATTTTTCTGGATAGCAACAGAGGTCAAAGCGAAACAACCATCCACATAGCCATCGCTAAGGCAGACTATGAACAAACTATCGGCGAAAAGACCAAACTCGAAACCGGTATCAAAGCCACCTACTCCAATACAGACAATTTTGCGGCAATCGAGGGATTTCAAGATGGACAATGGATAGTAGATGCTCGTACAACAGCTCAATCCAACATCGAAGAAAAAATAGGAGCAGCATATGCTTCTTTCAACTTTGAGTTGGACTCTAACACACACATTACAGCGGGTCTACGATACGAACATTGGCTGAGAGACTTTGGTGATCCGGAATTAGATCAGAACAATGGGCGCCTTTTCCCCACTTTGTTTGTATCCCGTGCACTTACTGCCAAAACCAGCCTCCAGTTTGCATATAATCGACGTATTTCGCGTCCCCTTTACAATGATCTGGCCGCCAACTTGCGCTACCTTAGTCCTACTTCGGTATTTTCTGGCAATGCCAGCTTGAAACCGACGATCACAGACAATTTCAGATTGAGCTATCTGATAAATGACATCAGCCTGGCGCTGGTCTACACATACGAGGAAAACCCCATCGTAAGACATCAGCTTTCGCAACGTCCCGATTCGGAACTCATCGTCATCTCTGCCCAAAACCTGGCCTACCAGAAAAACTATGCCATTCAGTCCAACCTGCCCATTCAAATCGCCAAATGGTGGAGTATCAATACCGGGGGATCTATGGGTTACAGATCGTTCAAGCTTTCTCACACAGAGGAGCAAATCGAAAAAACCTACTTTGTTTACAACACCTACGCCAATTCGACATTTAGTTTGCCATGGGATATGTCTATGGAATGGTCCGGTTTTTACAACTCTAAGCACTATTATGGGAGCATGAAGGCCAAGGGTTTTGGCCAGGTCAATTTTGGAATCAATAAAAACTTCAAAGACAACTGGGGGAGCCTTCAGTTCACTATCAATGATGTATTTCAAACATTACAATACCAAAACCAATATGGTGCTTTGACAAAGGAAGCCTACGACGGTCAATTTAATGTCATATATGAACCCGAAGCAAAGGTCAATAGAATCTACAGGCTGACCTACAGCAAGACCTTTGGTAGCAATAACATCAAAGGTAAAAAACAAAGAAAAGCAGGTGCCAATGAAGAGCGATCCCGAGTCAACCAAAACTAA
- a CDS encoding sensor histidine kinase: protein MKIQNKIILVLLSVFLSYTLIFSGFIYYSISNYSFSDFYKRLEIRAITLAKSEVEHESEVDVIRELRQEYLEKLQREHIDIFKLSDLELDVDIMRLDHYKDDFVEEILKNEIAMYNDGRTFYYGMIYESYVGEKYLVIASAENYFITHHIRFFRNLLIVSLVIAFFIILLISFLFSRKIIKPINDIIGKVKEISSGNLHLRLDIKSENDDTISRLTQTFNDMLNRLETSFESQKNFISNASHELNTPLTTIIGEADVALSKIRGVDYYIETLTAILDQAEKLDQKTRALLMLAQTGYDGKKQEFGALRIDQLILDVKETVEKINPNSQVNIDFSLLPENHMLLKVVGNEPLLHLALSNLVLNGCKYSDNQPVRVALGVSAEQVIILIKDTGIGIPKEELQFIYDPYFRASNTKNHEGFGIGLPLARNIINIHNGKLQVNSEQGQGTVVRVILPPGRVQSN, encoded by the coding sequence ATGAAAATTCAGAATAAAATCATACTCGTTCTACTGTCAGTTTTCCTCAGTTACACGCTGATATTCAGTGGTTTTATTTACTATTCGATTTCTAATTACTCCTTCTCTGATTTTTATAAGCGATTAGAAATCAGAGCGATTACCTTGGCAAAATCCGAAGTGGAACACGAATCTGAGGTAGATGTGATTCGTGAATTGCGACAGGAATATCTCGAAAAACTTCAGCGCGAGCATATTGATATTTTCAAACTAAGTGATTTAGAATTGGATGTTGATATCATGAGGTTGGATCATTACAAGGATGATTTTGTAGAGGAGATCCTAAAGAATGAAATAGCCATGTACAATGATGGACGGACATTTTACTATGGTATGATTTATGAATCTTATGTAGGTGAGAAATACCTAGTGATAGCTTCTGCTGAGAATTACTTCATCACTCACCACATTCGCTTTTTTCGCAATCTGCTGATTGTATCTCTGGTCATTGCTTTTTTTATCATTTTGCTCATTTCATTCCTTTTCTCTAGAAAGATAATAAAGCCAATTAATGATATCATCGGAAAAGTGAAAGAGATTAGTTCAGGCAATCTGCATCTTCGATTGGATATCAAATCTGAAAATGATGATACCATTAGCCGATTGACTCAGACGTTTAATGATATGCTCAATCGACTAGAGACTTCTTTCGAAAGTCAAAAGAATTTCATCAGCAATGCTTCTCATGAATTGAATACTCCCCTGACGACAATTATAGGGGAAGCTGATGTAGCGCTAAGTAAGATACGTGGGGTGGATTACTATATCGAAACCCTGACGGCCATTTTGGATCAGGCAGAAAAACTAGATCAAAAGACACGTGCATTGTTGATGCTGGCACAAACAGGCTATGATGGCAAGAAACAGGAATTTGGTGCATTGAGAATCGATCAGTTGATTCTGGATGTGAAGGAAACTGTTGAAAAGATCAATCCGAATAGTCAGGTGAACATTGATTTTAGCCTTCTTCCAGAAAATCACATGCTCTTGAAGGTTGTTGGGAATGAACCCTTGCTCCATTTGGCTCTGTCCAATCTAGTGTTGAATGGATGCAAATACTCAGATAATCAGCCGGTAAGAGTGGCACTCGGTGTATCAGCAGAACAGGTGATTATTTTGATCAAAGATACTGGGATAGGGATTCCTAAAGAGGAGTTACAATTCATATACGATCCCTACTTTAGAGCATCCAATACCAAGAACCACGAGGGTTTTGGTATTGGGCTCCCATTAGCACGAAATATCATCAACATCCATAATGGAAAACTCCAGGTCAATTCTGAACAAGGGCAAGGCACAGTAGTACGCGTGATTTTGCCTCCTGGTCGTGTTCAATCGAATTAG